Proteins from a single region of Bacteroidales bacterium:
- a CDS encoding NVEALA domain-containing protein encodes MKKVFLSIGAVLFITLAAVNVNIAVKGESVAKLSLKNIIALADVEDDKPKDGEGGSDLFKVNYKQTHEWEEYFYSHINNVLDQRFTYVHKCVICEGIGSISCTDSWVVTAGGTDIVRCQGGH; translated from the coding sequence ATGAAAAAAGTTTTCTTAAGTATCGGGGCAGTGCTGTTTATTACATTGGCTGCCGTAAATGTAAACATCGCCGTAAAAGGAGAGAGTGTGGCTAAATTAAGCCTGAAGAATATTATTGCTCTGGCGGATGTGGAAGATGACAAGCCTAAAGATGGAGAAGGTGGAAGTGATCTTTTTAAAGTTAACTATAAACAAACACATGAATGGGAAGAGTATTTTTATTCGCATATAAACAATGTACTAGATCAAAGATTTACCTATGTGCACAAATGTGTTATTTGTGAAGGGATAGGGTCTATATCCTGCACGGATAGCTGGGTGGTCACTGCAGGTGGAACTGATATTGTCAGATGTCAAGGAGGTCATTAA